The DNA sequence TTGCGCTGGTTGATAGCTTCATTCACAGAGGGGAAATCATTGAGGATCAAGAACTGCTTCAGGTCAGACACAAGTTTCATCAGGGACTCACCAGCTCGGACCTTGTAGCAGGGAGAAAAATCACATAGCACATAGTCTATCAAAACAGTGCTTTGCTCCAATTCTAAAACAAGATCTCCCAAGCTGCTCCTTCAGCCCAAGCCTTGAATAAAGTAGAAGCTTCCATGTTACGTGaggatggttggacttgatgatcttacaggtcttttccaaccttagtgattctgtgattctgacaGAAGCCTGTAGCTGACAAGCCAGCCAacccagctttccccctagAGAAGGAATTCACCCAACAGCCACCCCAAATATCAGGTTACTCTTTTAGCAGCAGTCCTTGTGAGAGTTATAAAGGCTGCCCTAGATGCAATAATGAACCCAATGGTACCTGAAGGATGTGCTGCCCACTGATTTGAACAGTGGATGCTACTCACAATGTTTGCAGCTCTGACATGCATCTCATAGTTATCTTGTTCACCCTGGGTCGCTCGAGAGACTTGAGTTTCATCCTcaatctaaagaaaaaagtatacGTATCCACCTTTACATACTAAAATCCTGATACATGATTGCTACATTATAAGGCATCTCATTTCAGTTCAATCCACACCTGGAATCCCTGGGGCAGCCTCTGGACTCTACAGCACGCGCAGATGATCTTTACTACCCTCCCCGCTCGCTTCTGCGGTTCTCCCCCGTTCAGCAACGCCGCTTCGCTGCCCGCAGGGCGGACACAGGGAGGCCAGCAGCAACCGGGGAGAACTGACCACCGCCTGCCCTGGGGAAGGAACCCTCTTCCCTCACGGCCGCCCTCGGAGGAAGCGGGAGAaagccctcccctccctgccggGCCTCGCTCTCCCCTCACGGCCGCCCCTGGTTGTGGGGCCGCCCCCTCTCCCACTCAGGACTCTTGCTCCCCCCTCACAGccgccccctctcccctcagGGACTCCCGTCTCCCCTCAAAGCTGCTCCCGGGGAAAAacccacccctctcccctcagGAGCCCGAGTGCTCCCGCGGgcgctgccccctcccctcggggctcggcccaggcccaggcccaggcccacCTTGGCCGTCTTGATGATTTCGGTGAAGTTGTCCATGATGGACTTGACGTCGTCCTTGAGGCGCTTGTTGTAGGACTGCAGCAAAGTCTCCTTGCTCTGCGGCAGCACCCGCTGCTGCGCCATGGCGTCCCTCCCCGGCCCGCGCCTTCCCGCCCCTCTCGAGTccccctccggccccgccccgcggcgcgCGACGCCGCCGTCCTCTCGCGAGACGTCGCGCGCCATAGATACTTCCCAGCATGCAGCGCTCcgcctttctctttctcagtcCAAGATGGTGAGTGCTGGCGGACGCGGAGCGGGGGCTGGGGTCATCCGCCGCCATCCGCCCCCATCGCGGGGCCGCGGCCCAGCAGGGAGAGCCGCGCCGGCTGCTCAGTAGCCTGGGGGGGCGGCGGAGGGGTGTTCCGTGCCCGGTTTGCGGTGCCCGGGGCCGGTCCGGGGGAGGCCGGGTCTGGGCCTACCCGCCTGCGGCTGGGCGGCCGCGCAGCGCGGCGCCGCCCGGCTCGGGGTgctgggagcggggcagcccGGCCAGGCCGCAGCGTTTTTCTGGGTGTAGGGCGGATCCCGGGCCGGGCTCGGTGGGTAGTAACCCGCGGTGGAGGTGTCTGGGCTGTTCGCGGTGTCGGGGAGTGCCAGCCGCTCCTTGGGTGATTCCGTCCCAGCCGAGGAGAGCAAGACGCGGTTTTAAGCGGTCTCCCTCTCGGGGAAGTTAATAAACCTTTTAAAGTCAAATCGAAGGATGTGCTCTCTCTGGAAAAGTAAGGCTAGGCTGGGAGGTTGCCAGGCTGGTGAAATGCTtgggaaaatgcatttctaagGTGGGCTGAAAGCTCTTTTAAGTACACAAGTATTGGaggcaaaagaagaaagagtttatttcttgtttgcagcCGAAAGGAAAGAAGGCCAAGGGCAAGAAGGTGGCACCAGCCCCTGCTGTAGTCAAGAAGCAGGAGGCCAAGAAGGTCGTCAATCCCCTCTTTGAGAAGAGGCCCAAGAACTTTGGCATTGGTGAGTAAGTGGATATTTGGGCTACTCgttgaattatttttttgctttatagaCAGATGTTTAAATCGTAAACAGAAGggtattttaataaaagctgtAGAGTGGAGAGAGTGATGGAAGGTAGTTGCCTTGAAATTAAGAGCTGTCCTTCATTAGGTATATGAAGGTAGCTATGGACAATTTGCTGAATTTCCCGTATTACAGAGACTCATTATATGACTCCATTGTGATGAATTTTGCACTTTTGCACGTGGTGTGGTAAATCAGCTCAGACTGCTGTAGTGCCATTTTTGTACAGTGTGCAGATGATGTGAAAGAATATTTGCTATCTGAGTGATAGTGCTGACATGTCACCACCAAGATCACTGATGCACTCATGCCTGTCCCATGCTGTTGCTTTGTGGGTTTGAGACAGCTTTGAGTTAAAGTCTGTATTTTTAGGACAGGATATCCAGCCGAAGCGTGATCTCACACGTTTTGTGAAATGGCCGCGCTACATCAGACTGCAGCGCCAGAGGTCTATTCTTTACAAACGCTTGAAGGTGCCTCCTGCCATTAACCAGTTCACTCAGGCTTTGGACCGCCAGACAGGTAAGGATGTGCCCCACAAAGTTCTCTTGACTTGGGTCCTTAATGGGATATGcctcagaagaggaaagaaactaAAGTAAAACTTAACAAGGTAAGCTGGAGAGTATCTTTGGAAGCATTTTAGGGAGGCTTTGATAGCTACTGGGGTGATGTCAAGAGCAAATTGCTGTCTGAATTTGCTGGCTTAAGTCTTGATAGCTGCTATGCACTAGGGAATACAAAATACCAAAGGTCCTACTTTAATCCAAACCCAGGGTTATCTTTGTGTTTCCATCGGAGTCCATTCTTCCAGCTTGATGTAGAAcatggagggtttttttaactgtgtaaACAGGTAGTTTGAGAAATCTGTAGGAGTGCAGGCTTTGGGTGAGGAAGCCAGCATCCTGCAGGCTGACATTGGTGCGGGGGAAGAAGGGACTTCAGGGTCTTCTGTGAACGAATAAACAGTCTTTTCCAGGTGACAGTGTCTATGCAAGAAACTTTCAACCTATGTAGAGTAACTCCCTCATAGATGTTGCCAAACAAGTTGCTTGCTTTAAAGGAGAAAGTGCTCCACCTTTAGCCATAATTGCTGTGGGGGTCCACAGGCATTTCCTCATCCAAACAGTGAAGGAGCTCTCCTTGCCAGCAGAGGTGCATGTAGAGGTAAATATGGGCTCTGGAGGCACTGTTAGCTCTGCTCTTGCACTGTGCAAGTGATGCTAACTTTTTGCTGTCTAAAAACACTTGATGACAACCACCAAGATTGCTGATGCACTgcagtcttttaaaaagtaatgcttagatttttttcaggtcaTGCAACTAACTAACCAGAAGATGTTCTCTTCCAGCTACACAGCTGCTGAAGCTGGCGCACAAATATAGGCCAGAAAATAagcaagagaagaagcagaggcTACTGGCTCGTGCTGAGCAGAAAGCTGCAGGAAAGGGAGATGCTCCGACTAAGCGGCCACCGGTTCTCCGAGCAGGTAATTTTGTACAATGACTTGGCTGCTTGCACGTGTGGGAGCGTGGTACGTAGTTAGAAAACTGATGAGTTGGTGCTCTGCTCCAACTGAACAGGATTGGACAAGCTATTGCAATGATGTATGAATTTCTTCACCTGAGCTCAAAGTGAAGAGCAAAATAGACGAGCTTTTTAACCCTGAGCTTTAGCAGATTGTCCATGGAATATCTACTCTGTGCTACTGAATGGATGCAAAAAGTTTTCACAAATTTCGTAATGAAGCTGTGCTATGGAATCTGAGCTGGTTGTATGAGGCTTATATGAAAGCTCTGAAAGTAGACTGAGCGGAATCAAAGCTTACCTATAACTTGTTTTTCAGGTATTAACAGTGTCACAACTCTGGTAGAGAACAAGAAAGCTCAGCTTGTGGTTATTGCCCACGATGTTGACCCCATTGAGGTAAGCATACTCACTGGTACCTGTTACAGGCTACCTGTGTAACTTAAGCTGAGGTCAGAACTGGGTTTGGGGTGAAAGTGCATTTTAGGACAAACTGATTGCATGAAAAGATGTATTTACCATAACTGGAATGCTTATGCATGTTCATAGCTGTCCCAGTATTAGAATGAGGCTTGGCCCTTGCAATGATGTATGAATTTCTTCACCTGAATCAATAATGAAGAGCAAACCGAGCTTTTTAACACTGAGCAATTGCCACAACCCAGGCCAattcaaagaataaaaagatgTTATACAGTTATACAGCACactccctttcttttcagctggTGGTCTTCTTGCCAGCTCTGTGCCGCAAGATGGGAGTGCCATACTGCATCATCAAGGGCAAAGCCAGACTGGGGCGACTGGTCCACAGGAAAACTTGCACCTCTGTTGCTTTCACCCAAGTGAACCCGTAAGTATTTTGTCTGCTGACTTGATGCACTGAGTGGAGAAGGCAAACTGCCCGTAAGCACAGACTGTTGGGCAGGTGGATAGCAAACTTGGGTATCTCTAGTTTAAAGTAGTAAAACTAAAATACTGCCTCTGTAATGTGTAATATAGGTGTCCTTTTGTATGAAGAGCTCTATTGGATCCTGAAGATGCGGATTATTTTGGCTTGCCAAAATGGATAGTTAATCTAAAATACACAGATGGAACTATTAACCTTAATCTGAGCAGTGCAGGTTCCTAAAGCATTGGTGGTTGGAGGGATTAACCCTTGGCAAATGATGCTTATGCTTAACCTGAAAAGTCACGTTGCCATTACAAGCTCTTAAATCCTGAGGCAGAAGACTTACAGAAAATAGTAAATCGAGGCTCTAAAGGAACTAAAACTATCCCCAACAGGGAGGATAAGGGAGCCCTTGCAAAGCTGGTGGAGGCTGTCAAGACCAACTACAATGACAGATACGATGAGGTAAGATTCTCTGTGCTGCTAGCCTTGTCTTCCATTTTATACTGTTAACATCTCCAAAAGCTTCCCAgtgaaatgcaaattatttcagacatAGTGACATCAGTTTAAAGCCTGTTGAGTGTGGTGTGCCTAGATTTGCTTACACTGTATCCAGGTTCTTTCCCTGAGGGTGGGGTAAAATGTGAATGCTGTCAACAAGTTACAAGTAGGCGGAGCGGTTACAGGGCTAGGATTGTAGGGAGGGCAACAGCTTCTGCTAGGCTCAACTCCATGCCCCAAGTCCAGAAGTTAGGTGATGGCTGAATCCAGCACCATTCATGGGGAAAGATTTTAAACTCCTCTATCTCTGCGCTGCCCTGAAATGTAGTTCACAGCTTGAAATGTGTAGAAATTCCTAGTTGAGGGAGCTTTGGGAATTGAATGATGTCACAAGAGATTGTATGAGGCATCTAACCTGTTCTCACTTCTTTGCAGATCCGTCGTCACTGGGGTGGTAACGTCTTGGGTCCAAAATCAGTGGCTCGCATTGCTAAGCTTGAAAAAGCAAAGGCTAAAGAACTGGCTACTAAGCTGGGCTAAAGATGTACTGGATTGCTACTGTGTTTTCTGTACATAAAAAGAATAAACCCCAGATTAAGTTTCAGTGGTCTCTGTTAATGGGAGTGTTCTAGGCAGTGGGTAGCATACTGGCATTGCCTTCCATCAAATGATTGAATAGTGCTGCACAGAAACAGCTGTATCAAGCAGGTTATTACTTTACTTGGAACAGCTGCCCTTAACCACTGGTGCTGTGTAGTAATCCCTCTCCTTTGAGCATGCAGCCCATcaacagcagctcagctgcacaTGCTGTGTGATCATTGAGTTGAATGGACTAGGCTAGTTCTGGCTTTAAGCCTAGCTTGCTTGTGCAACTATCTCAATTGGAAATGGCTCTTGATCATCTCCATTAGTACTAAAGACTTGGTTACAGTATGGGTTATATAGGGTGTTACAATGTTTTACCAGGCTAACGAGATGGGGACCTGCTGTGAGGAGGTCTGTGATGCCTCTTCCAGGACAAGAATGGTCAGTGAAGACAGGCTGAAGTGGGGGAAGAATCTAGAccttcttgtgcttctgttctCTCCTGACTGCTGACTTGGTCTTGTGGCACTGTGGGAGGCTACCAAGCTTGGGGTAGCTGCTGCTGGTTCTTGCTAGCCCTCCTCATGCTCTTGCAAAGCCATGGGCTGCCTTACACAGCTAGACTTGAGTATCCACAGCAACCTTTAATTCAGGTCTGTCACTGTTAAGATGCAAGATGCACAATGCAAATCAGAAGGCAAGCGCCTGTAGGCCCTCTTTATTTATTCTGATGCAACTGCTGTGACCCATTCCTGACTTCAGGAATGACTACTCAGCACAAAGAAACTTTGATTCACAAAATCCCTTGCCGTCTTTTGGAAAATAGATCGGTGGAGAAGTTAAAACTTCGTAGCTTACAACAAACCACAATAGAAAAATGTATCCTTGAGACTTCTAGTGAAGCTGATTTATGCAGTAGTCTCAACAGCCACTTCCACTTTTGAAGTTCAGTGCTTCCAAGCTGCAGCCAGAATCGTGCTGGCAGGAGCTTGGGGTCTGCATCAGTTGTTTAAAGTCTGTTTGCAGCTTGATAGCTGCACAAGTTTACTGAACGTACTGCCCTGAAACTGGGTGCTTCAGTTACCCAGGACTGATCAGACTGCTGTCTTCTATGAAAGTCTGCTCTTGACTGTGgtacagaagagaagaaactaCCCCTTCCACTCACAGAGGTATCTTTTGTATAAATTTCCTGTACCACAAGAATGAAGTTGCAGCACATAAGCCATAcctatgaaagaaaacaaacccatcCGTTTATACCTCCTTTTCAAGATGGACTGGACCTTTCTAAGTCAGCTGTGATGCAATAAAACACAATTTCAAATCACTGTGCAAATGTTACTCAGGTTAAAGCCTTAGGCTTTTGTAGCTTAAGAGCTCCTCTGGTCTCACTGACGCAGGAGCAAGAATACCAGGCAAAGCTGTACATCCAAAAGAAACGCGGGGAAGGTCAGTCAAGCGCTGTCTGGGTAACTTACCAGGTGACGATGTACTGCATGTGCTCGTTTCTCAGGCTCACTCTCGTCTGGCCTCCGATGGGCCCCCCTGGGACTGTGCTTCCTATAGGCACAACACAGCACACAAGTTAAATCTCTAGCCTGCACCATGTAGAGCTGCCCTTGCTGTGAGAAATGGGATGAAGGTGGTCAGTTGCATGGAtgccctgctcctcttcctcagcaatCCCAATTTACCAGCAAAgccagagctgtggggcaggcgGCCCCACAGCAAGTGGCTGGTTGTGCTCGAGGCATCGAACACCACCTGCATCTCTTCCGAGCATGGCACCGTtccccagtgctggctgccTACAACTTTCAAAACAGTAGACCTAGCAGAGTACATAAAGAGAAAGATGCAATACCtcgttggacttgatgatcttaaaggtcttttccaacctaaataattctatgattctacctTTCCAAGTGCCCAGGGGAAAGAAATAACTGAATGGAAAGGGGGAGAGACTGATGTAAATTGGATGTGGGGTTGGGTGACTCTGTGACTTACTGAAATCTGCATCGATAAAGATGGGCTCAGCACCAGTCACCTTTGCCATAGCCTCCAGGTCACGGTAGTGCCAGCGGTTTTTCTCAATGTTGTTTTCAGGCACAAAAGGTTTCCGGGTTTCTGATAACCTCACCACCCCAGTGAGGTCAATTTCGTCTTCAATCTGAAGAGAagtgcagaggaggaaaaaaggaatcttTCAAGGTTCACTTCATATTCTGGCACCATATTCAGGTCCTGATAGAAAAATACGGCACTTGCGGGGCCTGATTATAAATCAAGTGGTCGTGCCATGCAGTGGGGCAGTGCTGTAACACAGCAGGGAAAAAGGCAGGTCAAGAACAGCTCCTTGTTtgtaaaaaacattatttaccTAACAAAAAGGTGGGAAGAAGAGGTTTGCCTTCTTTGAAAAGTGCAATGACTGTTTAAATAACCTCCCATCACGCTGAACATGGCtactgcctttctttctttgtcagCAGTGCCTCTGGGTAATGGCAGGGCAGAAAGCAACATGCACCATTGCCTCTATCCCCCTTACCTGTCCCTTCAGCCTGGTCTCTGGTTTCAACTTCTTTTTGGGCACAAATCCTCGGTTGACTAAAATCGTGACCCTAGAGTTACATAAAGAAGTATGGCTCATGAGTGATAGGAAATTTATTCCCGATGCTGCCTAGAACTAAGTACCAAAGAAAGAAGCAACCCATAAGTTTGgtgccactttttttttgtcatctgaGTGCCCGTTATATGGGaatttaaatacaatttcaaATCAAGCCTCAGTGACCTAACAGACTGTGAGAGATGCCTTTTAAGGGAGAGGGAGTGATTTATATAAACCCAACCACCATGattcagcttttcaaaacagaagggAGTTGCTCACATGAACCATGACTTTCATTAACTTACCCTAGTTCTGTGCAGTAGAAAGGAGTAATGACATTTGCTCCGTTTTCCGGGTGGGATGTCAGCCGCCCGGCTTCTCTGGCTTCTCGCTCAGGGTCCACAAGTGACCGTGGCAAAATATAGAGCTCCTTGGAGTGGTCAAAATGCCCTCGGACCTTTACAGGTCTGTACTCCAATTCCTTCAACTCCATGGGGCTGCAGGGaacaagatgaaaacaaaatcatggCTGTGATTGACAGGCAAATCAGATTAGGGGATTTTACTGTGGGATTCTCCTTTTCCCTAATGGTTCACTCTAGAGCCAGTTGGCAAATGtaaacagaagacaaacacCTCATGGAGTAAGCAGCTGgcttactattttatttttattacagtgaaTCAAATCAAGATGATTCTGAGTATCCAGGGAGCAGTTCTTTTCCGTGGTATCTGTAACTCAGTGCTGCTTCAATGGCACACACAGCAGGTGGATACGCTGCATGTGCACCCAGCCCACAAGGAGCATTGCTTTCCCATCCCAGACTTTGAAATCTAACAACTGAACTGTTTTGACAGTTGTGCCATATGGCCAAGTGACCTTAAACATCTCTCTCATATCTGACACAACTGCTCCACACTTGGGGCAGGGCCTGCTATCGATCCACAACTCCCTGTTGCAGGAATAATCTCTTTGGGACATCACAGGCACCAGCTACCAAGTCCTCCTTCTCCAGGAGGATTACGTATGGTATGAACTACATACCACATTCTCTTTTTACATGGACCTAGAGTATCCCACAGGGAAGCGTTCACTTATTCTTTtactaaaaagaagaaaattaacaggATGTCTATCTTCCTAATTTGCTTGCATATCCTGATTCCCattgcatttcttcattttcatgcaGTTTAGTTTAGCGTAAGCTCATTAGTGCAGGGACCATATCTAATATGC is a window from the Gavia stellata isolate bGavSte3 chromosome 24, bGavSte3.hap2, whole genome shotgun sequence genome containing:
- the LOC104251088 gene encoding surfeit locus protein 1 isoform X1, translating into MATWRLLLRAGPRLLRERRGRVSHCLIRRTFFGYPVTKAGSGLVQQTKDVCLRFCRPRSSTTAANESGEDVLVKWGLFLVPLTTFCLGTWQVQRRKWKLDLIAQLASRITSEPIPLTLDPMELKELEYRPVKVRGHFDHSKELYILPRSLVDPEREAREAGRLTSHPENGANVITPFYCTELGVTILVNRGFVPKKKLKPETRLKGQIEDEIDLTGVVRLSETRKPFVPENNIEKNRWHYRDLEAMAKVTGAEPIFIDADFRSTVPGGPIGGQTRVSLRNEHMQYIVTWYGLCAATSFLWYRKFIQKIPL
- the RPL7A gene encoding large ribosomal subunit protein eL8 produces the protein MPKGKKAKGKKVAPAPAVVKKQEAKKVVNPLFEKRPKNFGIGQDIQPKRDLTRFVKWPRYIRLQRQRSILYKRLKVPPAINQFTQALDRQTATQLLKLAHKYRPENKQEKKQRLLARAEQKAAGKGDAPTKRPPVLRAGINSVTTLVENKKAQLVVIAHDVDPIELVVFLPALCRKMGVPYCIIKGKARLGRLVHRKTCTSVAFTQVNPEDKGALAKLVEAVKTNYNDRYDEIRRHWGGNVLGPKSVARIAKLEKAKAKELATKLG
- the LOC104251088 gene encoding surfeit locus protein 1 isoform X2, translated to MATWRLLLRAGPRLLRERRGRVSHCLIRRTFFGYPVTKAGSGLVQQTKDVCLRFCRPRSSTTAANESGEDVLVKWGLFLVPLTTFCLGTWQVQRRKWKLDLIAQLASRITSEPIPLTLDPMELKELEYRPVKVRGHFDHSKELYILPRSLVDPEREAREAGRLTSHPENGANVITPFYCTELGVTILVNRGFVPKKKLKPETRLKGQIEDEIDLTGVVRLSETRKPFVPENNIEKNRWHYRDLEAMAKEAQSQGGPSEARRE
- the MED22 gene encoding mediator of RNA polymerase II transcription subunit 22 isoform X2 — encoded protein: MAQQRVLPQSKETLLQSYNKRLKDDVKSIMDNFTEIIKTAKIEDETQVSRATQGEQDNYEMHVRAANIVRAGESLMKLVSDLKQFLILNDFPSVNEAINQRNQQLKSLQEECDKKLIALRDEISIDLYELEEEYYSSSLCDSNDLPLCEAYWRPDFATLSPESLSMPLTAATAEQSVATPQSSTPSHPHVNGHGAGPTEHP
- the MED22 gene encoding mediator of RNA polymerase II transcription subunit 22 isoform X1; amino-acid sequence: MAQQRVLPQSKETLLQSYNKRLKDDVKSIMDNFTEIIKTAKIEDETQVSRATQGEQDNYEMHVRAANIVRAGESLMKLVSDLKQFLILNDFPSVNEAINQRNQQLKSLQEECDKKLIALRDEISIDLYELEEEYYSSSYSLCDSNDLPLCEAYWRPDFATLSPESLSMPLTAATAEQSVATPQSSTPSHPHVNGHGAGPTEHP